CATCCAACGATGAGGGTCCGAAGAGCTCGGACAAGGCATAGTCCGCATACTGCAGATCGACTAGGTCCCCCGCTGATAACAAAGTTTGGGACTACTTCATCGATGAGCCGATGTTGAAGAGGCACCAGAACTCAGATGGAGAGGAGgacaagaaggaggaggaggaggacgacgacgacaacgaTGACTACTTCTTTGTCGTCAGGGCCGACCCTATTGGGGCGTGCGGTGAGTGCAGCTAGTGGCCTCTTTTGTGACGACGGTGAACCGACAGTTTTAGGGTTATTTTGCGTGCGCGGCCACACCTTTTGTTTTGGTGTACAACGATTCTAGAGACGAAGAATTATTAGtgacttaattaattattaatgtGATTAAACCAATGATTCTAGatattagtaatataaagcttGGATAAATTATTATTGTAActgtttactttttttttcaggatTGAGTATCACAATCGGTTCGTCGCTGGACTCGGTAGTGATAAGTATATCAATCGGTAGATTGGAGTCAAGAACCGAAAGTGATataaactatcactgtcggttcatggatccaaccgacagtgataatggataTCAGTATTGGTTTCATCATTATCGTTTAATCACTGCCAATTCAAAAACCGGTAGTAATATAatttttgaaccggtagtgatgactCTTTCTGTAGTACCGCTTGAGCAATTGTCTTACCACCTAGATATCTGTTTGAAGTAATATTTGCTATACCATATCCTCATTAATTAACTCGAATAGCTATTGGCTAAGCTGACACTTATATCAAATGTCATTTTTTGATCCTCAAACCACCTTGATTCAGCACAgtctatatatttttatgtcAATCACtctggtagaattttttttaatagtaaTCTATTTTCTAGATAATCCCTCTAGGACCTAAAGAAGGATATCATGAACATAGTAACACTACTTAAAAGGACTAACCTGCTTCGTCGCAAAAAAAAAGGACTAACCTGCCACCACCGTATGATAGATACCTTTTCAGCTACTTTTCTTTTAAATTCTCTCTTACATCATTTTCCAATCCTTATTGCTAAGTTTTCTACTATGTGAATTCTCAAATATCTACAAAGATGTTCACCCTCACCCATCCTACATCCAAGCAGTTGTGTATATTAGTCTTCACACTCTTTTACTTCCCCGCTATGTGCACGTAGTGGTGCTGACGCGTGTCTATGACCTCCCTTAAAAGATAGGTCTGCCTTTTGGATGCCAGCTTGCAACTCATCAATACAACACCATCACGCCATGGCCTTTCTGTGAGCTTCGCTCACACAGACCACAGGTTAGCTGACTCCACagaaccaaaaataaaaaattgaaatagAAAATAAACTTGTACATGCTATCCTTAACTATCCTgtcctgcaaaaaaaaattattagactTAATCTCACagaaaaattctttttttcatGTCACTTAAACTCTTCTTTATCTCAATTACCCATATCAACCGttagataagaaaaaactaTATACATCAGGATCTTATAAAAATCCTTCAATAAAAAGTCTCATAAAATTTACCCACGCCCACCGAACTTGCCAAGGACGGTCCTATAAATCACCCAAAAACCCCAGCCTGAAGCTCACACAGATAAGCGGCAAGGCAGCATGAAGCTTCACGGCACCACCACCCTGGctctcatcctcttcctcctcctggcctcctcctccctccagGTCTCCATGGCCGGATCAGGTTAAACAGTTCGCACGCACTGGAGCTAGCTAGCTGGCCATTCCTGATGTGTTGATGCTGATTTCCTGGTAACTATTAACTGCTCTTTCCTCTCTCGAGCAGAGTTCTGCGACGGCAAGTGCGCGATCAGGTGCTCCAAGGCGAGCCGGCACGACGACTGCCTCAAGTACTGCGGGATCTGCTGCGCCGACTGCAACTGCGTGCCGTCGGGGACGGCCGGGAACAAGGACGAGTGCCCCTGCTACCGCGACAAGACCACCGGCGAAGGCGCCCGCAAGCGGCCCAAGTGCCCATGATTTCTCTGTGGCGCTCACGGTCGTCACAGGCATGCGTA
The nucleotide sequence above comes from Phragmites australis chromosome 4, lpPhrAust1.1, whole genome shotgun sequence. Encoded proteins:
- the LOC133914112 gene encoding peamaclein-like; the protein is MKLHGTTTLALILFLLLASSSLQVSMAGSEFCDGKCAIRCSKASRHDDCLKYCGICCADCNCVPSGTAGNKDECPCYRDKTTGEGARKRPKCP